A genomic region of Papaver somniferum cultivar HN1 chromosome 7, ASM357369v1, whole genome shotgun sequence contains the following coding sequences:
- the LOC113297337 gene encoding nuclear intron maturase 2, mitochondrial-like — protein sequence MPWLFVEDLIHSMQKHLVVFGSRIYFSSTKITKPILPKLINLGDPVKNGGSCIRFLSTMSMQRRLPVLDDPSTLMKEDGVAVCSTMWIENFREPDRTVTSVQEYLRRFELWVLAYQKVCADEMGTFMPRSAIQKSAYDDLLALRNAVLDSRFKWAARLDFFIRSPKDKTDLGSLSKRKIKAILTTTQPATFQDRIVQEVLYMILEPIYEARFSQKSYAFRPGRTPHTVLRVIRRNFAGYLWYIKGDLSTILDGMKASMVIDALLRDVRDKKVIDLIKAALVTPVITSRVDAGEKKKTKRKNQKKKELADDEPKPDPYWLQTFFRFAPEEAEKLPSWGHCGVLSPLLANICFDELDHWMEGKLKDFYRPVTSKAIWNSPEGGEEQGNTSWPEFVPTNGKDKTRKMDYVRYGGHILIGVRGPRADAATLRKQLIEFCDQKYLLKLDHESLSIEHITKGIMFLDHVLSRRVVYPTLRVTAAGGKIISEKGVGTLLSVTASMKQCMKTFRKLDFLKGDRDPDPQPCFRMFHATQAHTNAQMNKFLSTMVEWYRYADNRKKIVNFCSYIIRGSLAKLYAAKYKLRSRAKVYKIASRTLSRPLKEKKGVSPEYHNLLRMGLVDSVDGLQYTRMSLVPDTDHKPFPRGWRPDHEKVLMEYIRLEDPKTLEEQRNCLKEHGLISPQDQISMLVWNLKRNAISVDQLPLDAKELALSLVEEDSDSKNSNGKNNEEGYEAAQL from the coding sequence ATGCCATGGTTATTTGTAGAAGACCTAATTCACTCGATGCAGAAACATCTTGTTGTCTTCGGTAGCAGAATTTATTTCAGTTCAACCAAAATTACTAAACCAATCTTGCCCAAACTTATAAATTTAGGAGACCCTGTAAAGAATGGCGGTAGTTGTATTAGATTTCTCTCCACTATGTCGATGCAGAGACGGCTACCTGTCCTGGATGACCCGTCCACCTTAATGAAGGAAGACGGCGTTGCTGTTTGTTCGACCATGTGGATTGAGAATTTTAGAGAACCTGATAGAACTGTAACCAGTGTTCAAGAGTATCTAAGGCGATTTGAATTGTGGGTTTTAGCTTATCAGAAAGTATGTGCTGATGAAATGGGTACCTTTATGCCTAGAAGTGCGATTCAGAAATCAGCTTATGATGACTTATTAGCACTCAGGAATGCTGTTTTAGATTCCAGGTTTAAATGGGCTGCTCGGTTGGATTTTTTTATTCGGTCTCCAAAGGATAAAACTGATCTTGGATCACTTTCTAAGAGGAAAATTAAAGCTATATTGACTACTACACAGCCGGCTACGTTCCAAGATCGAATTGTTCAGGAAGTTCTTTACATGATTCTGGAACCTATTTATGAAGCCCGTTTCTCACAGAAGTCATATGCATTTAGGCCTGGGAGGACTCCTCACACTGTTTTGAGGGTTATTAGGAGGAATTTTGCAGGTTATTTGTGGTATATAAAAGGAGATTTGAGCACTATTTTAGATGGGATGAAGGCGAGTATGGTGATTGATGCTTTGTTGAGAGATGTTAGAGATAAGAAAGTGATTGATTTGATAAAGGCCGCTCTTGTGACACCGGTGATCACTAGTCGTGTTGATGCAggggagaaaaagaaaacgaagaggaagaatcaaaagaagaaagaaCTAGCAGATGATGAACCAAAGCCCGACCCATATTGGTTGCAAACATTCTTCCGGTTTGCTCCAGAGGAAGCTGAGAAGCTTCCCTCTTGGGGACATTGCGGAGTTCTTAGTCCCCTTTTAGCCAACATTTGTTTTGATGAATTGGACCACTGGATGGAGGGTAAACTCAAAGACTTCTATCGTCCCGTAACAAGTAAAGCTATATGGAACTCTCCAGAGGGAGGAGAAGAACAGGGGAATACTTCATGGCCGGAATTTGTCCCAACAAATGGAAAAGATAAGACTAGAAAGATGGATTACGTTCGTTATGGGGGCCATATTCTGATCGGGGTTCGAGGACCTAGAGCAGATGCAGCAACACTGAGGAAACAGTTAATTGAGTTCTGTGATCAGAAGTATCTCTTAAAGCTTGACCATGAAAGCTTATCTATTGAACACATAACAAAGGGTATCATGTTTCTTGATCATGTTTTGTCCCGACGAGTTGTGTACCCGACTCTTCGGGTTACGGCAGCTGGTGGAAAGATCATCAGTGAGAAAGGTGTGGGTACTCTCCTATCAGTTACTGCCAGTATGAAGCAATGCATGAAGACGTTCAGGAAGTTGGACTTTCTGAAGGGAGATCGAGACCCTGACCCGCAGCCTTGTTTCAGGATGTTTCATGCTACTCAAGCACACACAAATGCACAGATGAACAAGTTCTTATCCACAATGGTGGAGTGGTATAGATATGCAGACAACCGTAAGAAGATTGTGAATTTCTGTTCTTATATTATTAGGGGTTCATTGGCGAAGCTCTATGCTGCAAAATATAAGCTCCGTTCCCGAGCAAAGGTTTACAAGATTGCGTCGAGAACTCTTAGTCGTCCACTGAAAGAGAAAAAGGGAGTGTCTCCTGAATATCACAATCTGCTAAGAATGGGCCTTGTAGATTCCGTTGATGGGCTTCAGTATACTCGTATGTCTCTTGTACCTGACACTGATCACAAACCTTTCCCACGTGGTTGGAGGCCGGATCATGAAAAAGTTTTAATGGAATATATTAGGCTCGAGGATCCTAAGACTCTGGAGGAGCAAAGGAACTGCCTGAAAGAACATGGCCTTATTTCCCCACAAGATCAAATCTCAATGCTTGTTTGGAATCTTAAACGAAATGCTATATCGGTGGATCAGCTTCCTTTGGATGCAAAAGAACTGGCATTAAGTTTGGTCGAAGAGGATTCGGATAGCAAGAACAGTAATGGGAAAAACAATGAAGAAGGATATGAAGCTGCCCAATTGTAA